The following are encoded in a window of Sphingobium sp. AP49 genomic DNA:
- a CDS encoding deoxyribodipyrimidine photo-lyase, which produces MPSPVIVWFRQDLRLSDQAALAAAAHAGPVIPVYVLDDDGPRQWAMGGAARWWLHHSLRSLDESLRARGSRLILRCGRSADVLAQVAAETGAKSVYALTHYAPWWRNAEKAVGQRLDLCLHDGTLLLPAGAVRTGGGTPYRIYTPFARALMEHMPPAVPQPVPAQIQAPLRWPRSDALDDWPLLPRSPDWASAFHADWTPGEKGAEAHLSAFMDELDEYPDARNLPSREGTSRLSPHLHFGEISPAQVWHQAANAQGDAMIFLRELIWRDYAHNQIWTMPTYGSENAQPAFDGMGWRDLEAAKGDFYAWKRGRTGYPIVDAGMRQLWQTGWMHNRVRMIAASFLIKHLLIDWRHGARWFWDTLVDADYANNSVNWQWVAGSGVDANLFTRIMAPLSQSEKFDAAQYIRQWVPELAQLDDHMIHDPDAHAARPADYPAKCIGHREGRERALAAYRAMKA; this is translated from the coding sequence ATGCCTTCCCCCGTCATTGTGTGGTTCCGACAAGATCTGCGGCTTTCCGACCAGGCTGCGCTCGCCGCAGCGGCGCATGCAGGCCCAGTTATTCCCGTTTATGTGCTGGACGACGATGGGCCACGACAATGGGCGATGGGTGGTGCGGCGCGCTGGTGGTTGCACCATAGCCTGCGCAGTCTGGACGAGAGCCTTCGGGCACGGGGATCACGGCTGATCTTGCGCTGTGGTCGCAGTGCGGACGTGCTGGCGCAAGTCGCGGCGGAAACCGGCGCGAAGAGTGTATATGCCCTTACTCATTATGCGCCATGGTGGCGGAACGCGGAAAAGGCCGTGGGGCAGCGCCTTGACCTGTGTTTGCATGATGGAACGCTGCTGCTGCCCGCCGGCGCGGTCCGTACAGGCGGTGGCACGCCCTATCGAATATATACGCCGTTTGCGCGCGCGCTGATGGAGCATATGCCGCCGGCGGTGCCGCAGCCAGTGCCTGCTCAAATACAGGCCCCGTTGCGCTGGCCCCGCAGCGACGCGCTGGATGACTGGCCCCTGCTGCCGCGCAGCCCGGATTGGGCCAGCGCCTTCCATGCCGATTGGACGCCCGGGGAAAAAGGCGCGGAGGCGCATCTGTCCGCGTTCATGGACGAGCTTGATGAATATCCGGACGCGCGCAACCTGCCTTCGCGGGAGGGGACGTCGCGGCTCTCGCCGCATCTTCATTTTGGAGAAATCTCGCCAGCCCAAGTCTGGCATCAGGCCGCCAACGCGCAGGGAGATGCCATGATCTTCCTCAGAGAGCTGATATGGCGGGATTATGCGCATAACCAGATCTGGACGATGCCAACCTATGGATCGGAAAATGCCCAGCCCGCTTTTGATGGCATGGGCTGGCGCGATCTAGAGGCGGCAAAGGGCGATTTCTATGCCTGGAAACGAGGGCGGACCGGCTATCCGATTGTCGATGCCGGGATGCGTCAGCTTTGGCAGACGGGCTGGATGCACAATCGGGTTCGGATGATCGCCGCCAGCTTCCTCATAAAACATTTGTTGATTGACTGGCGCCACGGTGCGCGATGGTTCTGGGACACGCTGGTTGATGCGGACTACGCCAATAACAGCGTGAACTGGCAGTGGGTGGCCGGCAGTGGCGTCGATGCCAATCTCTTTACCCGGATCATGGCACCGCTCAGCCAGTCGGAGAAATTCGACGCCGCTCAATATATTCGCCAATGGGTGCCGGAACTTGCGCAACTGGACGATCATATGATCCATGATCCTGATGCCCATGCTGCCCGGCCGGCGGATTATCCCGCAAAATGTATCGGGCACCGCGAGGGACGGGAACGGGCGCTTGCCGCGTATCGTGCGATGAAGGCATGA
- a CDS encoding cyclopropane-fatty-acyl-phospholipid synthase family protein, which translates to MNAIDPRRGKSALSIRRPPAERKTGFVARLMAPFFHRLLDRIDLGLEWGTLEATLPDGTRRLLGGRAPGPDCTVALIRWRALVRLGTGGSAGWYRAWAAGEWTSPDLVSLFALFMKNAVPLGKVARARGPVRWGARLFHWLRRNSRTGSRRNIAFHYDLGNDFYALWLDQNMHYSSALFLDPANRIEGLERAQRRKVDAILDRLDLRDGQSLLEIGCGWGGLAEQAMERCALVYDGLTLSVEQADYARDRLGSGARVLLTDYRDADGQYDAIVSVEMVEAVGQQYWPDYLAAIARLLKPGGRAVIQYILIDDAIFESYARNADFIQTYIFPGGMLLSESRFHMLAERAGLEWNDVRHFGLHYAETLRRWRDRFDRCIEEGRLPAGFDQHFVALWRYYLMYCEGGFRGGTINVAQVTLVKQP; encoded by the coding sequence ATGAACGCAATCGACCCTCGTCGCGGAAAGTCCGCGCTTTCGATCCGGCGGCCGCCCGCTGAGCGGAAGACCGGTTTTGTCGCTCGCCTGATGGCGCCTTTCTTCCATCGCCTGCTGGATCGAATCGACCTGGGACTGGAATGGGGCACGCTCGAAGCGACCTTGCCGGATGGTACGCGGCGCCTGCTAGGGGGGCGTGCTCCAGGACCTGATTGCACTGTGGCCCTGATCCGGTGGCGTGCGCTCGTCCGTCTCGGGACGGGTGGGTCGGCTGGATGGTATCGTGCATGGGCCGCGGGTGAATGGACTAGCCCCGATCTTGTGTCGCTGTTTGCGTTGTTCATGAAGAATGCGGTGCCGCTCGGCAAGGTCGCACGGGCGCGGGGGCCGGTGCGATGGGGGGCAAGGCTGTTTCACTGGCTACGTCGTAACAGTCGCACCGGATCGCGCCGGAATATTGCGTTCCATTATGACCTTGGCAATGACTTCTATGCGCTGTGGCTCGATCAGAACATGCATTATTCCAGTGCATTGTTCTTGGATCCTGCAAACCGGATCGAGGGACTGGAGCGCGCGCAGCGCCGGAAGGTCGATGCGATACTGGATCGGCTCGACCTGCGTGATGGTCAGTCGCTGCTGGAAATTGGTTGCGGGTGGGGCGGACTGGCCGAGCAGGCAATGGAACGTTGTGCGCTGGTCTATGACGGGCTGACCCTCTCAGTCGAACAGGCTGATTATGCGCGCGATCGACTAGGATCGGGGGCGCGGGTGTTGCTGACGGACTATCGCGACGCTGATGGTCAGTATGACGCGATCGTCAGTGTGGAGATGGTGGAGGCCGTCGGGCAGCAATATTGGCCCGACTATCTGGCAGCGATCGCGCGCCTCCTCAAACCGGGCGGACGCGCCGTCATTCAATATATCCTGATCGACGATGCCATTTTCGAAAGCTACGCCCGCAACGCTGATTTTATCCAGACTTACATCTTTCCTGGCGGCATGTTGCTGTCCGAAAGCCGGTTTCATATGTTGGCCGAACGCGCAGGATTGGAATGGAATGACGTGCGGCACTTCGGCCTTCATTATGCGGAAACACTGCGGCGCTGGCGCGACCGGTTCGATCGCTGTATCGAGGAAGGGCGTCTTCCTGCCGGCTTCGACCAGCATTTCGTCGCCCTGTGGCGCTATTATCTGATGTATTGCGAGGGTGGTTTTCGGGGTGGAACGATCAATGTGGCGCAGGTGACGCTGGTCAAACAGCCCTGA
- a CDS encoding SDR family NAD(P)-dependent oxidoreductase, producing MSDLPLFGKLALVTGASRGIGAASAEALAAAGAHVVLTARTSGGLEEVEERIHAAGGSATIAPLDLVDGDSIGRLAQAISGRWNALDILVLNAATLGSLASVPAIDAKEFARLMTLNIAAPQALIAAFDPMLRASQDARVIALTSSVGTAPRAYWGAYGASKAALEILIGAYGEEMKNISAIRTHIVDPGATRTAMRARAFPGEDPASLKAPSVVGAAIVELALSDQPNGYHMRVAP from the coding sequence ATGTCTGATCTGCCCTTGTTCGGAAAACTCGCGCTTGTGACCGGCGCCAGCCGGGGCATCGGCGCAGCATCGGCCGAGGCATTGGCCGCCGCTGGGGCGCATGTCGTGCTGACCGCACGCACTTCGGGTGGCCTGGAAGAGGTGGAGGAGCGGATCCATGCTGCCGGTGGCAGCGCCACGATCGCACCGCTCGACCTGGTCGATGGCGACAGCATCGGCCGGCTGGCGCAGGCCATTTCGGGCCGCTGGAACGCCCTCGACATTCTGGTACTCAATGCCGCGACATTGGGCTCGCTCGCGTCGGTGCCGGCGATCGACGCCAAGGAATTTGCGCGTCTCATGACCCTCAACATCGCGGCGCCCCAAGCCTTGATCGCCGCCTTCGATCCCATGCTGCGCGCGAGCCAGGACGCCCGGGTGATAGCGCTGACCTCATCCGTTGGAACTGCCCCACGCGCCTATTGGGGTGCCTATGGCGCTTCCAAGGCCGCGCTGGAGATCCTGATCGGCGCCTATGGTGAGGAAATGAAGAACATATCCGCTATTCGGACCCATATCGTCGACCCGGGGGCCACCCGCACTGCCATGCGCGCCCGGGCGTTCCCGGGTGAAGACCCTGCGTCGCTCAAGGCGCCGTCTGTCGTAGGCGCCGCCATCGTCGAACTGGCGCTGAGCGATCAGCCCAATGGCTACCATATGCGCGTCGCGCCCTGA
- the purF gene encoding amidophosphoribosyltransferase yields MITTNPFDDDKLREECGIFGVSGAETASAMVALGLHALQHRGQEAAGITSWDGHDFHTHRAMGHVAGNFDRDEVIRALPGSWACGHVRYSTTGETSLRNVQPLYAELSSGGFAVAHNGNISNAMKLRRELIRRGSIFQSTSDTEVIIHLVATSNYRTLLDKFIDALKQVEGAYSLIVMTPEGMIACRDPLGIRPLVMGKLGESTIFASETVALDVVGADYVRSIDPGELVIVTNDGDTRSIRPFGDVHPRPCIFEHVYFSRPDSIVDGSSVYSVRKAIGAQLAIENPVDADYVIPVPDSGVPAAIGYAQQSGIPFELGIIRSHYIGRTFIQPGDKVRHLGVKLKHNANRALIQGKRIVLIDDSIVRGTTSLKIVQMMREAGAAEVHMRIASPPTKHSCFYGVDTPERTKLLAHRLDVGGMQDFIHADSLSFISIDGLYKALGEAKRADIRPQYCDACFTGDYPTTLTDQDDAVVENQFELLAERVV; encoded by the coding sequence ATGATCACGACAAACCCTTTCGACGACGACAAGTTGCGCGAAGAATGCGGCATTTTCGGCGTCTCGGGCGCAGAAACCGCATCCGCCATGGTGGCCCTCGGGCTTCACGCGCTCCAGCATCGCGGCCAGGAGGCCGCCGGCATCACCAGCTGGGATGGCCATGATTTCCATACGCATCGGGCGATGGGCCATGTTGCGGGCAATTTCGATCGCGACGAAGTGATTCGCGCTCTGCCTGGCAGTTGGGCATGCGGCCATGTCCGTTATTCAACCACGGGTGAGACGTCGCTGCGCAACGTGCAGCCGCTCTATGCGGAGCTGAGTTCAGGCGGCTTTGCGGTGGCCCATAACGGCAATATCTCCAACGCGATGAAATTGCGGCGTGAACTGATCCGCCGCGGGTCGATCTTCCAGTCTACCTCCGACACCGAAGTCATCATCCATCTGGTTGCGACTTCAAATTATCGAACACTGCTCGACAAGTTCATCGACGCGCTCAAGCAGGTCGAAGGCGCCTATTCGCTGATCGTGATGACCCCCGAAGGCATGATCGCTTGCCGCGATCCGTTGGGCATTCGCCCCCTGGTGATGGGCAAGCTCGGCGAATCGACCATTTTCGCATCGGAAACCGTCGCCCTCGATGTCGTCGGCGCGGACTATGTCCGTTCGATCGACCCGGGCGAACTGGTGATCGTCACCAATGACGGCGACACACGCTCGATCCGTCCTTTTGGCGACGTGCACCCCCGCCCCTGCATTTTCGAGCATGTCTATTTCAGCCGTCCCGACTCGATCGTCGACGGCTCCAGCGTCTATTCGGTCCGCAAGGCGATCGGCGCCCAGTTGGCGATCGAAAATCCGGTCGACGCCGATTATGTAATCCCGGTACCCGACAGCGGCGTACCTGCGGCAATCGGTTATGCCCAGCAGTCGGGCATCCCTTTCGAGCTTGGCATCATCCGGTCGCACTATATCGGGCGCACCTTCATCCAGCCAGGCGACAAGGTTCGGCACCTTGGCGTGAAGCTCAAGCATAATGCCAATCGTGCCCTGATCCAGGGCAAGCGCATCGTGCTCATCGACGATTCGATCGTGCGTGGCACAACCAGCCTCAAGATCGTCCAGATGATGCGCGAAGCCGGTGCAGCAGAAGTGCATATGCGCATTGCCAGTCCGCCGACCAAGCATAGCTGCTTCTACGGCGTCGACACGCCGGAACGGACCAAGCTCCTCGCGCACCGCCTGGACGTTGGCGGCATGCAGGACTTCATCCATGCGGACAGCCTGTCGTTCATCTCGATCGATGGCCTTTACAAGGCATTGGGCGAAGCCAAGCGGGCGGACATCCGTCCGCAATATTGTGACGCCTGCTTCACCGGCGATTATCCGACCACGCTCACCGACCAGGATGATGCCGTCGTAGAAAACCAGTTCGAGCTGCTCGCAGAGCGAGTCGTCTGA
- the ccmC gene encoding heme ABC transporter permease CcmC: MHRFANPARFLKIARPLTGWLFWPGLLLLLVGASCGLFVTPPDYLQGETVRILYIHVPAAWLGMAGWSGIAVAALMQLVWRHPLASVAGRAMAAPGALFTAICLMTGSIWGRPTWGTWWEWDGRMTSMLILFFLYLGYMALANASSRQGQGGVSSVTAIFGLVGAINIPIINRSVVWWNSLHQGPSITMRGSSIDGSMLWPLGLTMFGFTLLFVAIVLMRMRAILARNKIEARMQRLARG, from the coding sequence ATGCACCGTTTTGCCAATCCTGCCCGCTTCCTAAAGATCGCCCGTCCATTGACGGGATGGCTGTTCTGGCCGGGGCTGCTGTTGCTGCTCGTGGGGGCGTCCTGTGGTTTGTTCGTGACCCCGCCCGACTATCTGCAGGGCGAGACGGTGCGAATCCTTTACATCCATGTTCCCGCCGCCTGGCTCGGCATGGCAGGTTGGAGCGGCATCGCCGTGGCTGCGCTGATGCAGTTGGTCTGGCGGCATCCGTTGGCCAGCGTGGCGGGCCGAGCGATGGCTGCACCCGGTGCGCTCTTCACGGCGATCTGCTTGATGACCGGATCGATCTGGGGGCGCCCGACATGGGGCACCTGGTGGGAGTGGGACGGCCGCATGACGTCGATGCTGATCCTCTTCTTTCTTTATCTGGGCTATATGGCACTGGCGAATGCCTCCAGCCGGCAGGGTCAGGGCGGGGTCAGCTCCGTCACGGCAATCTTTGGCCTGGTTGGCGCGATCAACATTCCGATCATCAACCGGTCGGTGGTCTGGTGGAACAGCCTGCACCAGGGGCCGAGCATCACCATGCGGGGATCAAGCATCGACGGTTCGATGTTGTGGCCGCTGGGCCTTACCATGTTTGGTTTTACCTTGCTGTTCGTGGCGATAGTGCTGATGCGGATGCGCGCCATATTGGCGCGGAATAAGATAGAGGCGCGGATGCAGCGCCTCGCGAGAGGATAG
- the ccmE gene encoding cytochrome c maturation protein CcmE, giving the protein MKAKHQRLILVLVALVGLVGAGLLAAAALKDEAAYFYAPSDVKSRGVDTGKAIRLGGMVVKGSLKHAADGVTMRFDVTDGKATVPARFTGIAPDLFKEGSGVVAEGAFDSEGVFVATNLLAKHDERYMPRELDGMTYNETTHEMKATP; this is encoded by the coding sequence ATGAAGGCGAAGCATCAGCGGCTGATCCTGGTGCTGGTTGCGCTAGTCGGCTTGGTGGGGGCAGGCCTGCTCGCTGCGGCTGCGTTGAAGGATGAAGCGGCCTATTTCTATGCGCCGAGCGACGTCAAGAGCAGGGGCGTGGACACTGGCAAGGCGATTCGCCTGGGGGGCATGGTCGTCAAGGGCAGTTTGAAACATGCCGCCGATGGCGTCACGATGCGTTTCGATGTGACCGATGGCAAAGCGACGGTGCCCGCGCGTTTCACGGGCATCGCACCTGACCTGTTCAAGGAAGGCAGCGGCGTCGTGGCCGAGGGAGCGTTCGATTCTGAAGGCGTTTTCGTCGCCACCAACCTTCTGGCCAAGCATGATGAGCGCTACATGCCACGCGAACTGGATGGCATGACCTATAATGAAACCACGCACGAGATGAAGGCAACGCCATGA